The Streptococcus mitis region GCTCATTCCCTATGTAATAATCAATAAAGGTCGGATCAACAGCCACATATTCTTGATTCTCAACATAATACAAGGTCACGTTATCCACAAATCGCGGTTTTAAAATCCCTGCATCTCCAAAAAGAATGCCCACGCTGGCTTGCTCGGACTTAGCAATCCAAGTATTTGCTGTCGATTTCTTTCGAGCAATGACCTTGTCATTGAGGTAAGAGGCTGGGTGATTCAGCTCTGAGTGAGAAGCAAAAACCAGAGGCAGGTTGGACCCTGTCCACTGATTAGAAATAACTTCCCCATCTACACTGACATCTGTCACATGAATGGTGACTGTTGCTGGCAACTCACAGCCCGCTACTTGTCCTGTGAGCACACTTTCTCCTACCTGAGCATAGACTTGAGGATCGAGTTCATCCCAAGTCACCTTGGCCGTATCTCGTCTACTATCTGATAAGACTAGCTTGACTCGGTCTGGTAAGTGTGGGGCTTCCTTGACAAGCGTCCAAACCTTTTCAGGCTCAATAGCGCAAATTCCTTGGACACAAACCTGAGCAGAAGCCTTTAAATCCAACCCCTCTAGCTGACCAGATACCGTAAATGTATGAAAGCTTGCTATATCTTCTTCGGATATTGCCTCCCAAACAACCTTGACTCGTTTTGCACTACCGGACTCATAGTCCACCAAAACTGAAGATGGCAGCTGTGGATAAGTTCCCTTAGCTGTATACAAGCGAAGTGGTCGTACAGAAACTGCCTTCCCTAGTGAGGTATTTTCTGCGACCTGCAAGTGAGTTTGATAGGTCTTACCTTGATACATGTCTCGGATAGCCAAGTCCCCTGCAGACAAGCAGTGAAGCACTCCCTGATTGATAATGGCGTGGGCACCACCACTCGTCTCCCAAATCACTTCACTATTCCCCACCTTGTTCACAGGGTTATCCACAATTTGTGGATAAAGTCCAATAGCTGGGGAATCTCCTTCTTGTAATCCGGCCTGATTGTCCACTCGAATCTCAAATAAGCGCTGATTTTTCACTGGATGGCAATCAAAAACCTCTCCCACTAAGAGATCAAAACTTGCTGGCTCTAGCCCTCTAGCACTAGCTTTTACTCTGACTAGACCTGCCTGCTCCAAGCTCTGAACTAAGAGGACACCTCTGCCATGAAAGGCTTTCCTCTTAAAACGACCATTTTTCTGAGCCTTGTAACGTTCACGACTGGCCTGCCTACCATTATCCACACCCACAATGCAAGCAGGGCCCTCAATTTTAAAATGAAGCTGATTGGAAGCAGTCGGCACCCAATTTCCATCCTTGTCCAATACATCAAAATAGAGATAGAGGAGATCTTGCCCATCTGGCTCCAGTTGTGTTTTCTCGGCATGTAACCCGATTTTGGCTGGCTTACCTGCAGTCACCACCCTATCTTCTGCCACAAGCTGACCTTGACAGTCATAGGCCACAGCACGCAATTCTCCCGGTTGATAAGCCAAACACCATTCGAGATAGAGTTGGTCAGAACCTTGTCCCTCTTGGTATTTTCTACCGCCTGAAATCCATTTTTCCTGAAAGGTCTTCCTACCTTGGGATTTTCCATTGAGAAATAGCTCTACAGAACGGGCATTTGAATACACTCTAACAGGGATATCCCCATACTTATCCACAACTTGTTGATAACTCTTGTGAATTTCCCAATTCCAGTGGGGCAGTATATGAACTATGGGATGCTGATCTAGGTCCACCCACTGACTTTGATAGAGATAATAGTCATTTTTAGGAATCCCTGCTGTGTCCACAATCCCAAAATAGGAACTCTTTACAGGCGTGTCATTTTGATTGTGCCAAGGAGTCGGCTCACCGATATAGTCCACTCCTGTCCAGATAAATTGACCTGCATAGTCTAGCCGATTTCTATCTGCTATCCAAGAAGCCGTCGCTGTCTTCCCCCAAGGAACTCGATCATTGCCATAGTCTGACTGTTCAAAATTCCGCACGCGGCGATTATCCCCAACCCATTCCTTAGCTGGGCGAAAATAGCTATCACGCGTCCGTGTAGCCGATGAGGTTTCAGATCCGTAAAGTCGCCACTTGGGATGTCTTTTACGAATCGCGTCAATATTGTCTTCTGAGTAATTCAAGCCCACCACATCCAGCAAATCAGCAATCTTTTCATGACCTCCAGAACCATCTCCAAAGCGGAACTGATCCATTCCCATGGTCATAAAACGACTATCATCAACCTCCTTGACCCTTCCCAGCAAGCGTTTGATAGTCTTCAATGAATGAGCATCGCCATTTGCTTCGCTGACTTCATTTCCCAAGGACCACATAAAAATCGCTGGATTGTTCTTACCACGCTCAATCATAGTGCGCAAATCATAATCTGACCAGAAATCGCCTGCTTTCGCTTCTGGATGAGTCGCTTCTTCCTCAAAAAAGCGACCATAATCATATTCTTTCTTGCCTCCATACCAGGTATCAAAGGCTTCTTCTTGGATGAGTAAACCCATTTTGGCAGCCACATCCAGCAAAATACTACTGGCTGGATTATGGGTGATTCGGATTGCATTGACCCCCATTTCCTTCATCTGGCGCAATCGTCTCTCGGCAGCTGACCTGTTTTCCACAGCTCCCAGCGCTCCATAGTCATGGTGCAGACAAACCCCATGAATCTTCAACCAGCGACCATTGAGAAAGAAGCCCTTATCCGCTTGCCAATTCATATAGCGGTAACCAAAAGTCTCCTCTTCTTCATCAACCAAAATACCATTTTTGTAAAGGCGAGTCTTCAATTGGTAAAGGTGAGGATAATCAATATCCCAAAGCAAGGGTTGAAAAATTGATATGGCTTGTTGGAAAGAATATTTGTCCCCAGCTTCAATCATTACAGAATCTGTCGCCTGCCAGTCTGACAGTTGCTGCCCTTCATACCAGATACTCTGTTCCAAATATACTGACACAGACTGAGGACCATCATTTGAAACCTTACTTGTAAGCTGAGTTTCCACCCATCCATCTCTTTGCTCCTTGAGCTTGGGACTTTTTATCTTACTCCCATACAAATCCAGATGTACCGAATCCGTAATCAACAATTTCACTTCTCGGTAAATACCGCTACCAGAGTACCAACGACTGCTAGGTTGCTGATTTTCCACAAAAACCGCAAGCTGGTTGGCCGTCCCATCATTTCTTAGATAAGGCGTAATATCATAAGAAAAGGGTGTGTAGCCATTGGGATAATAACCCAGCACTTGCCCGTTGATATAAACTTGGGCATTCATGTAAACACCGTCAAAGAGCAAACGCACCGATACAAGACTGGCATCTTCTTCCAAGTAAAACTGCGTCCGGTACCAAGCCTGACCCCCGTTTAACTGGCCACCCTCATTTTGCGCTGGCGAATACTGGTCAAAATCATTGTAAATACTCCAGTCATGTGGCACTTGAATGGCCTGCCAATTTCCCCTCTGAAAATCCGATGCCAAGGCCTCTTCTTTCCCCACCTCCTGGCTAAAAAACCAGTAATTTCGTAAAACTTCTTCTCTTCTCATGCAAGCATTCCTCGTTAAACAAGTCTATTGACTTGACTATAGCACAAAACAAAAGCGCCTTCAAGACTTCCTCCATCATTCCCTAAATACTCAGAAAAGATTCTATAATTTGTGGAGGAGGATTTAGTCCTCAAAGCTACAAGGGTAATACAAAAAGAGCCTGTTGCCAAGCTCTTTAATCTATTATTTCTTCTCAGCGCGAAGGGCTGACAAGATTTGTGTACGGATATCATCCACACCATTTGGAGTATTTGGTAAAAAGATAGTTTGGTTTCCTTTAGAGGCAAAGGTATTCAAGGTATCCAAATACTGGTTGGTCAAGAGGATAGACATGATTTGTTCTTCTGTCATGCCAACATTGGCTTCCTTGAGTTCTGTGATAGACTCTGCCAATCCATCCACAATCGCCTTACGTTGTTGGGCAATCCCCACACCATGGAGGCGGTCTTTTTCTGCTTCGGCTTCAGCTGCAGTGACGATTTTAATCTTGTCGGCTTCCGCCAATTCTTGCGCTGCGACCCGCTTGCGTTGCGCCGCATTGATTTCATTCATGGATTGCTTAACTTCTGCATCTGGTTCGACCTTGGTAATCAAGGTTTTCACGATAATATAGCCGTAAGTTGTCATTTCTTCTGCTACTTGATGTTGAACCTCGAGGGCAATCTCATCTTTTTTCTCAAACAATTCATCCAAGGTTAATTTTGGAACAGAAGAGCGAAGGGCGTCTTCGATATAAGATTTAATCTGAGATTCTGGACGCATGAGTTTATAATAGGCATCTGTCACGCTCTGCTCATTGACACGGTACTGGGTTGCCACATTCATCATAACGAACACATTGTCCTTGGTCTTAGTCTCAACCACAATATCGCTTTGCAACAAGCGTAACTGGATTCGTGCTGCAATCGAGTCAATCCCAAAAGGCAATCGAATATGAATACCGCTATTGGCAACCTTTTGGTATTTCCCAAAGCGTTCAATAATCGCCACCGACTGCTGACGAACCACATAAACTGTACTCAGTGTGACTATCACCAATAGGAGCACACAAACCACCACAAAAATCATCAAAAATGTTGTTATCATCGCGACGACCTCCATCATTATTTTTTCCTGTATTATAGCACATTTAAAGAAGGCTGTGCAGTTTTTACTGCGATTTTTCCTGAAATGTCAATAATTAGAGGTGAAACTACATTTCAAGTTAATAATCGTTTTTTTTTATTACATTATCTTCATCCATATTCAGGGAATAGCTTGCCTTAACTTTTCCCTCGTGATATACTATTTATTGAAATGAATAAATAGGAGATATTTCATGAAAACAGCAAAAACTACTGTTACAATCCTTTCTACACTTGCTTCTGTCGTCTTATTGGCTAGTTGTACAACAAAGTCTACAGAAACACAGACAAGCAATAATAGCTCATCTGATAATCAGATTACAATGACATATGACCAACTACGGTCGAGAGAAAACACTATGTCAACCCTTTGGTATCAAAAATCAGCTGAAACCAAAGCTTTATACATACAGGGTTATAACGTTGCAACAAATCACCTAAAGGAATTGCTCAAAACAGAATCAGACAAACCTTACTCTATCGTTTTAGACTTGGATGAAACTGTCCTAGATAATAGCCCTTATCAAGTACAAAATGTCAAAGACGGTACAGCATTCACACCCGAAAATTGGGATGTTTGGGTTCAAAAAGCTTCAGCAAAAGCTGTCCCAGGTGCCAAAGATTTTCTTCAGTTTGCTGATCAAAACGGTGTCCAAATCTACTATATTTCTGACCGCTCAGCTAATCAAGTAGATGCTACCATTAAAAATCTTGAAAGTGAAGGAATTCCTGTTCAAGGACGTGATCATCTCATGTTCTTAGAAAGCGGTGTAAAATCCAAAGAAGGTCGTCGCCAAAAAGTTCAAGAAAAAACAAACCTTATCTTATTATTTGGTGATAACCTCGTAGACTTTGCAGATTTTTCTAAGACTTCTGAATCTGACCGTGATAAACAACTTGAAGAATTGCAAAAAGAATTCGGTGAAAAATTCATCATCTTCCCAAATCCAATGTACGGATCATGGGAATCAGCTGTATACGCTGGTAATAAACTAGATGCTAAAGGTCAAGTAGAAGAACGCCAAAAAGCCTTGCAAGGTTTTGACAAATAAGCTGATTCTATATAAAATAAAGCTAACTTACAATCTTCAAAAAGTGGATAGGAAGGAATTCTGATAATCAGAAAACTTTCCTATCCACTTTTATGATTGATATAACATCAAGATTTTATAAATCTGATACTATACGTTTTCTGATTTTAAAGACTTTTTGCCTATCCCCGATATCTCAAGAATTTTATTCATTGTTCAAAGTTCCTTAGGTATCTGAAAGGTCTATAATGAAGCTAGCTATCTAGTATCCAAAAACCGACTAGCTCCTATGATCTAGTCGGTTTCTCATCAATGCGCCAACATTTCTTGGGCGATTTCTTGGCCAGATAGATTTTCTGGGTAGTAGGTTGGCCAGTTATCCATTTCTTTAAAGAGGGCTTCTTGGCTTGTGCCTCCAAAGAAGATATGGAAATGTTCTGCCTTAACTGGGGCGATATTGTGGTCACTAAACTGAACATACTTGAACTGTCCAGCGTCTGCATCTGTGGCTTCAAAGAGGAAGCGCACGCCACGATTGCCTTTCTTGTAAGTCAAGATTTTCTTACCAACATACTTGTAAGTATATTTCTTGCTTTGTCCACCTTGAACAAATTCCATAGTATTATCAGTAATGTTGATCTTAGTGACATCTGTCTGATAGCCTTTTGTATAGTAGGCCTTGTACTCAGCCTGGGTCATCTTACCAGTCAACTTAGCCTTGTAGTCAAAGACTTGGTCAAACGTGCCATCTTCAAGGAAAGGATAAACTGATTGCCAGTTACCTGCATAGTCACTCAAGGTGCGGTCCTTGACATCTGCATCCTCAAAGTAACCATTTTGAACTGTCTTCGTATCCTCTGCTTTTTCAGGCTCGATTGCTGGGCCTTCTTGGTCCGTTGTTTGTTTCAGAGCCTTGAGGTTTTTCTCCATGATAGAGATGTAATTTTCTCCAGCCTTGGTATCTTCTTCTGTCAGACTTTCTAAAGGATTGAGAACATCAGTT contains the following coding sequences:
- a CDS encoding 5'-nucleotidase, lipoprotein e(P4) family, with protein sequence MKTAKTTVTILSTLASVVLLASCTTKSTETQTSNNSSSDNQITMTYDQLRSRENTMSTLWYQKSAETKALYIQGYNVATNHLKELLKTESDKPYSIVLDLDETVLDNSPYQVQNVKDGTAFTPENWDVWVQKASAKAVPGAKDFLQFADQNGVQIYYISDRSANQVDATIKNLESEGIPVQGRDHLMFLESGVKSKEGRRQKVQEKTNLILLFGDNLVDFADFSKTSESDRDKQLEELQKEFGEKFIIFPNPMYGSWESAVYAGNKLDAKGQVEERQKALQGFDK
- a CDS encoding sugar-binding domain-containing protein, whose product is MRREEVLRNYWFFSQEVGKEEALASDFQRGNWQAIQVPHDWSIYNDFDQYSPAQNEGGQLNGGQAWYRTQFYLEEDASLVSVRLLFDGVYMNAQVYINGQVLGYYPNGYTPFSYDITPYLRNDGTANQLAVFVENQQPSSRWYSGSGIYREVKLLITDSVHLDLYGSKIKSPKLKEQRDGWVETQLTSKVSNDGPQSVSVYLEQSIWYEGQQLSDWQATDSVMIEAGDKYSFQQAISIFQPLLWDIDYPHLYQLKTRLYKNGILVDEEEETFGYRYMNWQADKGFFLNGRWLKIHGVCLHHDYGALGAVENRSAAERRLRQMKEMGVNAIRITHNPASSILLDVAAKMGLLIQEEAFDTWYGGKKEYDYGRFFEEEATHPEAKAGDFWSDYDLRTMIERGKNNPAIFMWSLGNEVSEANGDAHSLKTIKRLLGRVKEVDDSRFMTMGMDQFRFGDGSGGHEKIADLLDVVGLNYSEDNIDAIRKRHPKWRLYGSETSSATRTRDSYFRPAKEWVGDNRRVRNFEQSDYGNDRVPWGKTATASWIADRNRLDYAGQFIWTGVDYIGEPTPWHNQNDTPVKSSYFGIVDTAGIPKNDYYLYQSQWVDLDQHPIVHILPHWNWEIHKSYQQVVDKYGDIPVRVYSNARSVELFLNGKSQGRKTFQEKWISGGRKYQEGQGSDQLYLEWCLAYQPGELRAVAYDCQGQLVAEDRVVTAGKPAKIGLHAEKTQLEPDGQDLLYLYFDVLDKDGNWVPTASNQLHFKIEGPACIVGVDNGRQASRERYKAQKNGRFKRKAFHGRGVLLVQSLEQAGLVRVKASARGLEPASFDLLVGEVFDCHPVKNQRLFEIRVDNQAGLQEGDSPAIGLYPQIVDNPVNKVGNSEVIWETSGGAHAIINQGVLHCLSAGDLAIRDMYQGKTYQTHLQVAENTSLGKAVSVRPLRLYTAKGTYPQLPSSVLVDYESGSAKRVKVVWEAISEEDIASFHTFTVSGQLEGLDLKASAQVCVQGICAIEPEKVWTLVKEAPHLPDRVKLVLSDSRRDTAKVTWDELDPQVYAQVGESVLTGQVAGCELPATVTIHVTDVSVDGEVISNQWTGSNLPLVFASHSELNHPASYLNDKVIARKKSTANTWIAKSEQASVGILFGDAGILKPRFVDNVTLYYVENQEYVAVDPTFIDYYIGNEPSLPRTPNHLDKDSLLKQEQNWRPVSVIRKVSSDKDEELRFEFDKVETYALRLRFENLENPLALTELQVHAKKVKKNVDRK
- a CDS encoding SPFH domain-containing protein, which encodes MIFVVVCVLLLVIVTLSTVYVVRQQSVAIIERFGKYQKVANSGIHIRLPFGIDSIAARIQLRLLQSDIVVETKTKDNVFVMMNVATQYRVNEQSVTDAYYKLMRPESQIKSYIEDALRSSVPKLTLDELFEKKDEIALEVQHQVAEEMTTYGYIIVKTLITKVEPDAEVKQSMNEINAAQRKRVAAQELAEADKIKIVTAAEAEAEKDRLHGVGIAQQRKAIVDGLAESITELKEANVGMTEEQIMSILLTNQYLDTLNTFASKGNQTIFLPNTPNGVDDIRTQILSALRAEKK